One segment of Micromonospora parathelypteridis DNA contains the following:
- a CDS encoding peptidoglycan DD-metalloendopeptidase family protein yields MNIRKSLAVVGAALAMTTSILTVASPAQAAARDGVCDSGEFCYYYNSGNAGSISDFTGSLDDYGTEQPSCYDFKGTGAGKGLCIKNEAASVWNRSTKTVRVYFNSGYAGSYQDFAAGAKGNLNATLKNNNASHQFSPSTRTNMSYALYQASGGSVTCGFDGYTTTPGRHEGIDIARSVGSDVRALVSGTVIYVASGSTGSGGLSTISVYNSSLNKSVIYLHSAPRVSVGDAISKGEVIADESWHGVSSSSGAHTHVEVRNGRQTHASVSVGDPTLDNPDPTSFWNSQGYNEK; encoded by the coding sequence ATGAACATCCGCAAGAGCCTCGCCGTCGTCGGCGCCGCGCTCGCCATGACCACCTCCATTCTCACCGTCGCCTCGCCAGCGCAGGCGGCGGCCCGGGACGGGGTCTGCGACAGCGGTGAGTTCTGCTACTACTACAACAGCGGCAACGCGGGATCGATCTCGGACTTCACCGGTTCGCTCGACGACTACGGCACCGAGCAGCCCTCGTGCTACGACTTCAAGGGCACTGGCGCCGGCAAGGGCCTGTGCATCAAGAACGAGGCCGCCTCGGTCTGGAACCGCAGCACCAAGACCGTGCGCGTCTACTTCAACAGCGGCTACGCCGGTTCTTACCAGGACTTCGCGGCCGGCGCGAAGGGCAACCTCAACGCCACGCTGAAGAACAACAACGCCTCGCACCAGTTCTCGCCGTCGACGCGCACGAACATGTCGTACGCCCTGTACCAGGCCAGCGGCGGCTCGGTCACGTGCGGCTTCGACGGTTACACCACCACGCCCGGCCGGCACGAGGGCATCGACATCGCCCGCAGCGTCGGCTCGGACGTGCGCGCCCTGGTCTCCGGAACGGTCATCTACGTCGCGTCGGGCAGCACCGGCAGCGGCGGCCTGTCCACGATCTCCGTCTACAACTCCTCGCTCAACAAGTCGGTGATCTACCTGCACAGCGCGCCGAGGGTGAGCGTGGGCGACGCCATCAGCAAGGGCGAGGTCATCGCCGATGAGTCGTGGCACGGGGTGTCCTCCAGCTCGGGCGCGCACACCCACGTCGAGGTCCGGAACGGCCGGCAGACCCACGCGTCCGTGAGCGTCGGTGACCCCACCCTGGACAACCCCGACCCGACCTCGTTCTGGAACTCCCAGGGCTACAACGAGAAGTAG
- a CDS encoding peptidoglycan-binding domain-containing protein, translating to MRRPWVAVGLAVLCGAVIVPAQSWAATSGATTQPSVTTAALPVVSMEATVLAAQIDPRRADNTLTPGAKSSVLSVEQALQARGLLDAQWVDGYFGTVTISAYAAYQRSLGYTGLAANGLPGTTSLTKLGQNRYTVSKTIGPGGKVQRDGYVVDARTQAMLAEAQRLLGYTLVLDQGSYNPGGDPTSAGTHDGGGVVDISVTGMTAAKRTAVARALRQVGFAAWVRNPSQGDWPWHIHATAISDTDLSSQAQHQVGDYYLGMNGLANQGPDDGPQVPFKTWEQYQRGQ from the coding sequence ATGCGCCGTCCCTGGGTAGCCGTCGGGCTCGCCGTGCTCTGCGGGGCCGTCATCGTCCCGGCCCAGTCGTGGGCCGCGACATCCGGCGCCACAACGCAGCCGAGCGTCACCACGGCGGCGCTGCCTGTCGTGTCCATGGAGGCCACCGTTCTGGCGGCCCAGATCGACCCCCGCCGTGCCGACAACACACTGACCCCGGGCGCGAAGAGTTCCGTGCTCTCCGTGGAGCAGGCGCTCCAGGCGCGGGGCCTGCTGGACGCGCAGTGGGTCGACGGCTACTTCGGCACCGTGACCATCTCGGCGTACGCGGCCTACCAGCGCTCGCTCGGCTACACCGGCCTCGCCGCGAACGGGCTGCCCGGCACAACCTCGCTGACAAAGCTCGGGCAGAACCGGTACACCGTCAGCAAGACGATCGGCCCTGGCGGGAAGGTCCAGCGTGACGGGTACGTCGTCGACGCCCGTACCCAGGCGATGTTGGCCGAGGCCCAGCGTCTGCTCGGTTACACCCTGGTGCTCGATCAGGGCTCGTACAACCCCGGGGGCGACCCGACCTCGGCCGGTACGCACGACGGCGGGGGTGTGGTGGACATCTCGGTCACCGGCATGACCGCTGCCAAGCGCACCGCCGTCGCCCGGGCTCTACGCCAGGTCGGCTTCGCCGCCTGGGTCCGTAACCCGAGTCAGGGTGACTGGCCGTGGCACATCCACGCAACCGCGATCAGCGACACGGACCTGTCCAGCCAGGCGCAGCACCAGGTCGGCGACTACTACCTCGGCATGAACGGCCTGGCCAACCAGGGCCCGGACGACGGTCCCCAGGTTCCGTTCAAAACCTGGGAGCAGTACCAGCGCGGGCAGTGA
- a CDS encoding NBR1-Ig-like domain-containing protein, whose product MEDQRAATEPIQDRVAAERFAEQLRTLRTTVGNPSFRKMAGRSGRISHTTLHEAAAGTRFPSWETTREFVRACEADEVQWRREWEAAQRQVTVRAVPAGEPVAVGSDFPTEADAGNTVDTGVTTDTPDATGTPASGRPVMSAVAASSDRVPEGQPALRGTEDPQAADDKATGARRQRSPWLAAAAVMVVVSVAAVGVIIRGRASPDGSGAAAASPTSTSTPFSDALIAGDSSQFVADATIPDGTQVPVNATFVKVWTLANVGKVAWHNRFLARTNPSADADGCRMPDRVPIGDTPPGDKVNISVQVTAPNHPGKCWVSWKMVDEHGQEFFPTRRPVYFLVNVTA is encoded by the coding sequence ATGGAAGACCAGCGTGCTGCCACCGAGCCGATCCAGGACCGCGTGGCCGCCGAGCGATTCGCCGAACAGTTGCGAACACTGCGGACCACCGTGGGCAACCCGTCGTTCCGGAAGATGGCAGGGCGATCGGGTCGCATCTCGCACACGACCCTGCACGAGGCTGCCGCCGGGACCAGGTTTCCCTCGTGGGAGACCACACGCGAGTTCGTCCGAGCCTGCGAGGCCGACGAGGTCCAGTGGCGGCGCGAATGGGAGGCCGCTCAGCGCCAGGTGACGGTCCGCGCCGTCCCGGCCGGCGAACCGGTTGCGGTAGGCAGTGACTTCCCGACCGAAGCCGACGCTGGAAACACTGTGGACACTGGCGTGACCACCGATACGCCCGACGCCACAGGCACTCCGGCGTCCGGCAGGCCGGTCATGTCCGCCGTCGCCGCATCTTCGGACCGCGTGCCGGAGGGCCAGCCTGCACTGCGGGGCACCGAGGACCCGCAGGCGGCGGACGACAAGGCCACGGGCGCACGACGGCAGCGGTCACCGTGGCTCGCGGCCGCCGCGGTGATGGTGGTGGTGTCGGTCGCCGCCGTGGGCGTCATCATCCGCGGCCGGGCGTCCCCGGATGGCTCCGGCGCGGCGGCGGCGTCGCCGACGTCAACCTCGACACCATTCTCGGACGCGCTGATTGCCGGGGATTCGAGCCAGTTCGTCGCCGACGCCACCATCCCCGACGGTACCCAGGTGCCGGTGAACGCCACGTTCGTGAAGGTGTGGACGCTCGCGAACGTGGGAAAGGTCGCCTGGCACAACCGGTTCCTCGCGCGGACGAACCCCAGCGCCGACGCGGACGGCTGCCGGATGCCGGATCGGGTGCCGATCGGTGACACGCCGCCCGGCGACAAGGTGAACATCAGTGTTCAGGTCACCGCGCCGAATCACCCCGGAAAGTGCTGGGTCAGTTGGAAGATGGTCGACGAGCACGGGCAGGAGTTCTTCCCCACCCGCCGGCCGGTCTACTTCTTGGTCAACGTCACCGCCTGA
- a CDS encoding NAD-dependent epimerase/dehydratase family protein, whose product MRIVVVGASGNVGTAVLRRLRRERGVELAGVVRRLPGPDAGEPYDQVEWHSCDIGAPGAVGQLVEMFAGADAVVHLAWQIQPSHDQRVLRRTNVDGSRAVFDAVIRAGVPALVYASSVGTYAPGPKDHPVSERWPATGVSGSSYSEHKAEVEALLDEVERDHPTLRVVRMRPGLIFQRAAGVEITRYFLGPLAPVRLLRFGRIPLVPTNRRLRMQAVHADDVADAYARALLSEVRGAFNVAADPVLTPELVARHFHGWTVPVAAPVLRVAAALTWRARLQPVDAGWVELGLNAPLMSSERAETELGWQPKISALTALKELFVGMAGHDHAGSPPLSGARDLPGQPAALLEARPPGQGNPY is encoded by the coding sequence ATGCGGATCGTGGTGGTGGGGGCGAGCGGCAATGTCGGTACGGCGGTGCTGCGGCGGCTGCGCCGGGAGCGGGGCGTGGAGCTGGCCGGGGTGGTCCGGCGGTTGCCCGGACCGGATGCCGGTGAGCCGTACGACCAGGTGGAGTGGCACTCCTGCGACATCGGCGCGCCGGGCGCGGTGGGGCAGCTCGTCGAGATGTTCGCGGGTGCGGATGCGGTGGTGCACCTGGCCTGGCAGATCCAGCCCAGCCACGACCAGCGGGTGCTGCGTCGGACCAACGTCGACGGCAGTCGGGCGGTGTTCGACGCGGTGATCCGGGCCGGTGTGCCGGCGCTGGTGTACGCCTCGTCGGTCGGCACCTACGCGCCCGGCCCGAAGGATCACCCGGTCAGCGAGCGGTGGCCGGCGACCGGTGTGTCGGGTTCGTCGTACAGCGAGCACAAGGCGGAGGTGGAGGCGCTGCTGGACGAGGTCGAGCGGGATCACCCGACACTGCGGGTGGTGCGGATGCGACCCGGGTTGATCTTCCAGCGGGCCGCCGGGGTGGAGATCACCCGCTACTTCCTCGGCCCGCTGGCGCCGGTGCGGCTGCTGCGCTTCGGCCGGATTCCGCTGGTGCCGACGAACCGCCGGTTGCGGATGCAGGCGGTGCACGCCGACGACGTGGCTGACGCGTACGCCCGGGCGTTGTTGAGTGAGGTGCGCGGTGCTTTCAACGTCGCCGCGGACCCGGTGCTCACCCCGGAGCTGGTGGCTCGGCACTTCCACGGTTGGACGGTGCCGGTCGCCGCGCCGGTGCTGCGGGTGGCGGCGGCGCTGACCTGGCGGGCGCGGCTGCAGCCGGTCGACGCGGGCTGGGTGGAGCTGGGTCTGAACGCCCCGCTGATGTCCAGCGAGCGTGCGGAGACCGAGCTGGGTTGGCAGCCCAAGATCAGCGCGCTGACCGCGCTCAAGGAGCTCTTCGTCGGAATGGCCGGTCACGACCACGCGGGAAGCCCGCCACTGTCCGGCGCACGCGACCTGCCCGGCCAACCGGCAGCCCTCCTCGAGGCCCGACCCCCAGGCCAGGGAAACCCCTACTGA